The window CTTGCCGATTTAATTTCGTCCATTCTGCTTCTGTCATGTCTTCAGGCATCTCCTCTTGGAGAGAAACATCGAGGTCTTGCATGACCAGCAAATCGCTAACTTAGCCTcgccaaacaccaaaattattggttccatcaaatttctctaCTTCGAGATTGGAACTCCACACTCTCGATCCCCGCCGTGATGATTCTGCCATTTGCAATAATTAATCTAGATGTAACTAAAAAcacaattcttgaaaattgattttcaagagAATAAGCACGATTGTGAGCACGTCTAATGGTCGATGAGGCCAAAACTTTCACAATACCCCCAAATACCACAATAAGGCTCTAATACTACTTATTGTGCGCcgaaagcggaacaaatgtacttACAACACCAAAGTTACTCAAGACATACAATGTGACACCCAAAACTTAATGATTTCAACCGCAGAAAGAATTGCATTATATAGCCTTCTATTAAACCTAAAATATAAGCTAAACTAACCTGCCTAAACATATCAGGAAGACCTTGATAATAGGTCGTAAAGAATAGGACTTATACAGTTTACAACAATTAAATCTTCTAGAACTTGAatgcattttctttctttctctttttgtcGTAATTACTGATGTTGTTTGAAAAGGAATTGGTTGAGATATTTTAGGGGAGGAGTTGTGAGAGGTTAGAgtatagataaataaataactttacAATAAATTCTTACATTAAATGATTTCGACggtcattttatttttgttaaaagattacgtgtttagattgctgtatttgatttaaatcttCTGATGGTTAGGAGtcgatttgttttttatttgatttactcttgatttgattagattttgttttgatttgtttacggatttgttaccagattttctgaTTTCTAGGTAGATTCTCTAGATATCTCNNNNNNNNNNNNNNNNNNNNNNNNNNNNNNNNNNNNNNNNNNNNNNNNNNNNNNNNNNNNNNNNNNNNNNNNNNNNNNNNNNNNNNNNNNNNNNNNNNNNNNNNNNNNNNNNNNNNNNNNNNNNNNNNNNNNNNNNNNNNNNNNNNNNNNNNNNNNNNNNNNNNNNNNNNNNNNNNNNNNNNNNNNNNNNNNNNNNNNNNNNNNNNNNNNNNNNNNNNNNNNNNNNNNNNNNNNNNNNNNNNNNNNNNNNNNNNNNNNNNNNNNNNNNNNNNNNNNNNNNNNNNNNNNNNNNNNNNNNNNNNNNNNNNNNNNNNNNNNNNNNNNNNNNNNNNNNNNNNNNNNNNNNNNNNNNNNNNNNNNNNNNNNNNNNNNNNNNNNNNNNNNNNNNNNNNNNNNNNNNNNNNNNNNNNNNNNNNNNNNNNNNNNNNNNNNNNNNNNNNNNNNNNNNNNNNNNNNNNNNNNNNNNNNNNNNNNNNNNNNNNNNNNNNNNNNNNNNNNNNNNNNNNNNNNNNNNNNNNNNNNNNNNNNNNNNNNNNNNNNNNNNNNNNNNNNNNNNNNNNNNNNNNNNNNNNNNNNNNNNNNNNNNNNNNNNNNNNNNNNNNNNNNNNNNNNNNNNNNNNNNNNNNNNNNNNNNNNNNNNNNNNNNNNNNNNNNNNNNNNNNNNNNNNNNNNNNNNNNNNNNNNNNNNNNNNNNNNNNNNNNNNNNNNNNNNNNNNNNNNNNNNNNNNNNNNNNNNNNNNNNNNNNNNNNNNNNNNNNNNNNNNNNNNNNNNNNNNNNNNNNNNNNNNNNNNNNNNNNNNNNNNNNNNNNNNNNNNNNNNNNNNNNNNNNNNNNNNNNNNNNNNNNNNNNNNNNNNNNNNNNNNNNNNNNNNNNNNNNNNNNNNNNNNNNNNNNNNNNNNNNNNNNNNNNNNNNNNNNNNNNNNNNNNNNNNNNNNNNNNNNNNNNNNNNNNNNNNNNNNNNNNNNNNNNNNNNNNNNNNNNNNNNNNNNNNNNNNNNNNNNNNNNNNNNNNNNNNNNNNNNNNNNNNNNNNNNNNNNNNNNNNNNNNNNNNNNNNNNNNNNNNNNNNNNNNNNNNNNNNNNNNNNNNNNNNNNNNNNNNNNNNNNNNNNNNNNNNNNNNNNNNNNNNNNNNNNNNNNNNNNNNNNNNNNNNNNNNNNNNNNNNNNNNNNNNNNNNNNNNNNNNNNNNNNNNNNNNNNNNNNNNNNNNNNNNNNNNNNNNNNNNNNNNNNNNNNNNNNNNNNNNNNNNNNNNNNNNNNNNNNNNNNNNNNNNNNNNNNNNNNNNNNNNNNNNNNNNNNNNNNNNNNNNNNNNNNNNNNNNNNNNNNNNNNNNNNNNNNNNNNNNNNNNNNNNNNNNNNNNNNNNNNNNNNNNNNNNNNNNNNNNNNNNNNNNNNNNNNNNNNNNNNNNNNNNNNNNNNNNNNNNNNNNNNNNNNNNNNNNNNNNNNNNNNNNNNNNNNNNNNNNNNNNNNNNNNNNNNNNNNNNNNNNNNNNNNNNNNNNNNNNNNNNNNNNNNNNNNNNNNNNNNNNNNNNNNNNNNNNNNNNNNNNNNNNNNNNNNNNNNNNNNNNNNNNNNNNNNNNNNNNNNNNNNNNNNNNNNNNNNNNNNNNNNNNNNNNNNNNNNNNNNNNNNNNNNNNNNNNNNNNNNNNNNNNNNNNNNNNNNNNNNNNNNNNNNNNNNNNNNNNNNNNNNNNNNNNNNNNNNNNNNNNNNNNNNNNNNNNNNNNNNNNNNNNNNNNNNNNNNNNNNNNNNNNNNNNNNNNNNNNNNNNNNNNNNNNNNNNNNNNNNNNNNNNNNNNNNNNNNNNNNNNNNNNNNNNNNNNNNNNNNNNNNNNNNNNNNNNNNNNNNNNNNNNNNNNNNNNNNNNNNNNNNNNNNNNNNNNNNNNNNNNNNNNNNNNNNNNNNNNNNNNNNNNNNNNNNNNNNNNNNNNNNNNNNNNNNNNNNNNNNNNNNNNNNNNNNNNNNNNNNNNNNNNNNNNNNNNNNNNNNNNNNNNNNNNNNNNNNNNNNNNNNNNNNNNNNNNNNNNNNNNNNNNNNNNNNNNNNNNNNNNNNNNNNNNNNNNNNNNNNNNNNNNNNNNNNNNNNNNNNNNNNNNNNNNNNNNNNNNNNNNNNNNNNNNNNNNNNNNNNNNNNNNNNNNNNNNNNNNNNNNNNNNNNNNNNNNNNNNNNNNNNNNNNNNNNNNNNNNNNNNNNNNNNNNNNNNNNNNNNNNNNNNNNNNNNNNNNNNNNNNNNNNNNNNNNNNNNNNNNNNNNNNNNNNNNNNNNNNNNNNNNNNNNNNNNNNNNNNNNNNNNNNNNNNNNNNNNNNNNNNNNNNNNNNNNNNNNNNNNNNNNNNNNNNNNNNNNNNNNNNNNNNNNNNNNNNNNNNNNNNNNNNNNNNNNNNNNNNNNNNNNNNNNNNNNNNNNNNNNNNNNNNNNNNNNNNNNNNNNNNNNNNNNNNNNNNNNNNNNNNNNNNNNNNNNNNNNNNNNNNNNNNNNNNNNNNNNNNNNNNNNNNNNNNNNNNNNNNNNNNNNNNNNNNNNNNNNNNNNNNNNNNNNNNNNNNNNNNNNNNNNNNNNNNNNNNNNNNNNNNNNNNNNNNNNNNNNNNNNNNNNNNNNNNNNNNNNNNNNNNNNNNNNNNNNNNNNNNNNNNNNNNNNNNNNNNNNNNNNNNNNNNNNNNNNNNNNNNNNNNNNNNNNNNNNNNNNNNNNNNNNNNNNNNNNNNNNNNNNNNNNNNNNNNNNNNNNNNNNNNNNNNNNNNNNNNNNNNNNNNNNNNNNNNNNNNNNNNNNNNNNNNNNNNNNNNNNNNNNNNNNNNNNNNNNNNNNNNNNNNNNNNNNNNNNNNNNNNNNNNNNNNNNNNNNNNNNNNNNNNNNNNNNNNNNNNNNNNNNNNNNNNNNNNNNNNNNNNNNNNNNNNNNNNNNNNNCTGATGTACTTAACAACAACCAGACCTGATATCGTAAATGCTGTAAGTATTCTCTCCAGATTTATGCATTGTCCCAATGAGACTCACATGAAAGCTGCAAAGAGAGTTATCAGATACATCAAGGGGACCTGGAATTATGGAGTGAAGTTCTTAAAGCACAAGGAAATGAAGCTAATTGGTTTCTCTGACAGTGATTGGGGTGGCTCAATCGATGACATGAGGAGTACATCTGGTTACTGTTTTTGCCTCGGATCAGGCATGTTCTCTTGGTGCTCAAGAAAGCAAGAAACTGTAGCTCAATCCACTGCTGAGGCAGAATTGATAGCTGCAACCGCCGCAGTAAATCAAGCTCTCTGGTTAAGGAAAATTCTCGTGGATCTAAACTTGGAGCAAAAACACAGCACTGAGATACTAGTTGATAACCAAGCTGCTATTGCAATCTCCAATAATCCAGTTTTTCATGGAAAGACTAAGCATTTCAACATCAAGTTATTCTTTGTTCGAGAAGTTCAAAAGAGTGGTGATGTGACTCTTTGCTATTGCAAATCTGAAGATCAAATTGCAGATGTCCTTACCAAACCGCTGCCACTTAGCAAGTTTGaagatttcagaaaaaaacTTGGAGTTTGCAGCATCTAAACCAGGAGGAGTGTTAAAAGATTACGTGTTTAGATTGCTGtatttgatttaaatcttCTGATGGTTAGGAGtcgatttgttttttatttgatttactcttgatttgattagattttgttttgatttgtttacggatttgttaccagattttctgaTTTCTAGGTAGATTCTCTAGATATctctttctattctctgtgtatatatagagcattcttgctcttcaaaattcaatcatctcatcaattattcaatcaatccctctttcactaacaatttTCAAGATTGCTGTTATTCAGATGTTGTCTCGGTTTATTCATATACCCCATTTTTACTCGGGTATCACATGCCCATTAGCTTCCAACTTGGTTCATTCTCAAACTATATCTTACTCGAAGAAATACGTCTCtactaccatttataacaacccaCGCACAAGATTCGAAttcatattctaaattttgcaGACTATAGTTTGATTCCCGATTGATtgatgaactaaaaaaaaaaaaaaaaaatgagctaATGAACATATAAAACTTGtaataaaaaatgcttaaaagaaCATTACCATAACCATAACCATATGATTCTACCTTTTATATACACGTTTCTAGTATCATAGATTATGGCCAACACAAAATAAACAACTCTACAATTAGTTTTTACATCAAACGACTTCAACCGCCGTCCGATTCGGCAATTTTTCGAGCAAATCAACGGTGAGCATCGACGCTCTCGGCTTCGAAAGCCGACCAGACGAATGCCCAACAGAAAGAAGAGGCATTGTCATGGTCCTTTCACATGCACTCAGCCATTTAGCTTGCATGTATCTCTGTTTCCGCCATGGCCCTAAATGcatctttttttccttcatgcATTTTTTTGCACCGCCGCATAGCATCTTTATTATAGTATGGAGTTTCTCCACTTTTCCGACGAATATCTCCGGCAGCCGCCGTACGAGGCGGTTGTAGTCATCGCTCGCTCGAGCCATTTCAAACTCGGCTCTCAAGTTTAGCTCTATTATGAATCTAACCTCCCCTTTCTTTGAACGGTGTACCACATCCAAAAATGCATGTTCTCCTGTTCAATTCcataaaacgaagaaaataagttagaaaaaaattattaaaaattcgATCTTTTCTGGAAAATTTTGTTAGAAATGTTCGTGTGACCCGAGAATCCTACCAATCTAAACTACCCAACTCAAACGGTAAACATTggattggattaaaaaaaaaatccgtttggattgagttaaattttttaaaactaaaaatttaagtcGGTTTGCAAGAGTTAGTTTGTTTTGGTTGTGTCAACTCCAATGATGTATTTTGACccataaatatttgatattttgtagataaatataattttttaaataatttttaaaaaaagatccGACCCAAATGGGTTTGGTTAAGAGCTCTGTTCTAGTGATTCGAGTCACCAATCCAATCAATTCAAGCGATTCAAAAGATTTTCCAACTCAACCTGTGTTTACCTCTAAATTTCATTGAGTTTAGCTAGTTGGATGTCGTGCTTACCGGATGGAATAtgctttgagcttctccaCTTGGTCATGCAAACGGCGCTATCGTAACCGGCATTTCGAAGGTGACCGGAAACCTCCCTCATCAAACAGCTCCGGCAGCCTGACATTGCGAGAACCGATCTTCCACATCCACAAGCTCCGCCATTTTCCTGTATTTCTTTAACTGCTTCTTTCGTAGCGTTTCTAATCTTCAATTCCAAAGAATTAGTCCGACATATCATCGTCTGCATCACGATTAAAAACCCAATTAAAATCACTCAAATATTTatcaaaaatgtaaaaaataaaattacaaaataactCACTTGTAGGATCTGCATTTGGGTCTCCCAGAAAATCCTACTTTCTTCTACGCTCACGccgttttcattttcttcatcattcTCATCAAACGCCGTCGTTTCACTCTCTTGGCTCTCGAAGCTGCTCCCAAATCCTGCCGCCGACAGCCCCTCGCCGTCGTCCAAGAACCCGAAAAACATGTCGGAGAAACTCGAAGCCTCAAATCCGGCGAGATTCCGGCCGGCCATTTGAACAGGATTTTGTTGGTGGGGTTAAATGGATTGGAATACTGTGTTTATATATCAATTTGTTGGGACCAAAGCGGGCCTACCCGTAGAACCGGGTGGATAAACAATATGCCGCGTACACGTGGGTTCCATGGTGATGATGTGGCGTATTCTTATTGGATGTAATGGATCAAACTTGTAAACTGATTCTCGTGGACTTTAGTAGACTTGACAGCGGGGATCCACGTCAGTTTGGACACATGCAATTATGCCGATACATTTAATCAACCTAATCTGGATATGCTCGAATATCCACAATGGCAccttttaaattctttatttcttttttttttccttttcccattATTCTTTTTAGATAATCCTttcccaaataaaaaaaagatattaataatgataataataataaataatgttacGAGTAAAATttgacccaaaaaaataagtcCAGATTCATTAGCTCGTTATTTAGTCAGACTTGGTGAGATGACGGaatccataaaaattattcaacaagCTTTGGAAGGAATTCCAGGGGGAccttatgaaaatttagaaatacgATCTTTTGATCGAGGACAGTCTCCGGAATGGAATGACTTTGACTATCGATTCATTAGTAAAAAACTTCGCCAACTTTTGCATTGGCGACACAAGAACTTTAGGTGAGAGTCGAAGCCCCAAAAGGGGAAttgagcattttttttataggggATCGGGAGGGTTTTCCTTAGAGATGGAAAATTCGCCCACCGAATTTTATCAATTTGCAAATTCTTAAGttagaaagaaaatcataaacaaaaataataagaataagacgtgaaataaattatttgaaaacaatttgaaagaaaatattatgaatGTCAATTGCATTGAAAACATGTGGGCAAGAGATAATACAACACTTGGTTGCGAGAAACTTACTTGGTTCtctctatagtacattttgagacgATTCATGTCATATAGAAGTAAACATGATTTCTTCGAACGGTCactaatacaaaaatatatatataataataatgtatatAATATGAAAGTAGATAAAAGAGTTTGGTATGATATGGCCACGTGGCTATAGTTAACACACTCTGAATAAGCATGaccatgaaaaaaataagagtagcacgtgacttgagtattttaagaaatactcaatatgTAACCTCATTGTTGAGGTCGAAAAATGCAATCACGTGTGATATGGTGAGATCTATCCTTTTAAAAACATCATGTCATAGTCTTCTGCTCCACTTTCCAGTCCgagtagggttggatgtgtagtactttctTACACACGGCCTACACACGCATACATGGAATCACGAGGCGGGCTCGTATTCGTACTCCTAGGCATGGCTTATTGGGTTAGCACTCACTTCGGATGCTACGAAGGGAAAGAGCCAGCCTAACATCATAGCGAATCAAATCTCTATTCATTTATAACTAATGAGTCTATGAATCATGCATACATTATTCCAGTCAAATCTTTGGTACGTAACCTAGCCTACATGGCGTGGTGCATGGAAGTTTAAGCGTTATAGGTTAtcaatatcataaacatgacATAATCACATTATACGATACCTTATAAATATGGCATAACCTACGTGGATTCATGACATCGGTTCATAAACATTATTAACCTCAACTTCCTAAAGGTGTCAATGGATCAATTTTCagctaaaaattaatttaaattgagcAAATAAGCCGAGATAGAGCCACCGAAGTCGCCAAGCCGAAACGGAAGCCGCGTGTGTCGGAGCAAGTCGGATCGGCTCGCGGGTTTCTAGATCGACCGCTTGCGTTCGTGGAACGGGCCACGTTCCGCCTTCTGGTGTGTGTGCGCGCCGCGCGCGTGCGTGCGTGCGTGCGCGTGTGTGGAATGGTGGGGCCTGGAATGAGCGGGTGGGACGCAGCAGATGGGAGATGCATTTCTATCCTATAAACGCTAATCCAGTGGGAGTGATGGGGCCACCATTATTGGGCTTTCATTTGATTCATTCGTCATACGTGGCTAAATCTATGACGTtgatcaatcaatcaatcgtATATGATCACAGGATTGGGACCCACCTGTTCCCTACCCGATTTTaatcattctattttttattttttatttttattttttgtggcGATTATGTGTAAATTTCTTTAGCCAACGTGGCAATTACGCGGCCCCTGGCCACAGCCGTTGATGCTGTTTTGGCAGTTTCTGGCGCGTGAGATGCCATCgcttaatttataatttactaattaagttttttttttttaaaaaaaaaaaaaccaagccGAATCAAACGAGTCAGAGACATGCATAACACATGGCTCCGTTGAGGAAGAGCCTCGCCTTGGTCTCGGCCCCTTGTCGAGGCCGAGCAAGGGAATCAACCCAATTCCTCttctcttcattttatttctaggTCAGATttttcgaatttttttaagtttgtcATGGATCGGACCCTTCCAAGATGGTTTTATTCATAATATCTTCCTTCGTTATGAAACGAGCCCAAAATTTTCGTGGCCTACCTCTCCATACCCATTAagttgatttaaaaatatatgcaacagctttagttttgattttatccCTATTAAGTTGGATTCAACAAAGGCGGTTACGTGAGGACTTTCCATTTTATGAAACGacacaataatataatttataatcgTAAAAAACTAAGTTCTCGaacgaaattaaaaataaaaaatcaaattactcAATCTTTCACGTGGAAGCGGAAGCCGCGATCGAAGCTGACCAAGAGAGGGAAGTTGAAGAAGAGTGAAGAAAATCCTCAAAAGTTGGATGATGCAATGTATGCCCAAAACCAACGCTTGAATCACACCACATTCCGGGTGATTTCAATCTTTGAACCAAATAAGCGTTTATGCTCTCGTTCTCATCCAACTCGACCTTCCCTTCCAAAATTTTCACTATTTGCCTCATCGTTGGTCGAGCGTTCGGGTTAACGTGTGCACACAACAATCCCAAATGCAGCACTCTCTTCACTTCCTCCTCATTCCACCcgcccttcttcttcaacctcccATCGAGTGCTGCAGTCAACTCCCCTTCGACATCCAACCGTCGAACCCAATCTAGTAACAGTGACTTTCCTTTCTCAATTGGTCTCCTCCCACACATCACTTCTAGAATCAAGACACCAAAACTAAACACGTCTGATTGAGCTGAGGCTCGTCCGCTTCGAACCAACTCAGGTGCGATGTAACCCATCGTCCCAACAACCCTAGTCGTGCTAGCCACTTGGCCATGGCTGTGGACTCGAGCCAACCCAAAATCTCCTAGCCTTCCATTCATGTCCTTGTCTAGTAACACATTGCTCGCTTTTATGTCCCTGTGAAGAACCTTTGATTCCCATCCTTCGTGTAAATACAACACCCCTGAGGCTACGTTTTTCAATATTCTGATTCGATCATCGTAGCTCAACATGTTTGTCTCGTCGCAATCGAATATCCATTTGTCTAAGCTTCCATTTTCCATGTAATCGTAAACCAGTAAGAAAtttcccttctctttcttaCACCAACCTCGCAAACTAACAAGATTTCTATGCTTCAATCTCCCTATGCTCGTGATTTCAGATATGAACTCTCGCATCCCGTCGTTTTCATGAGAAATACGCTTCACTGCAACTTCTAAACCTCCTCCGGCCAAAACCCCTTTATGAACTTTCCCGTTCCCTCCAATTCCGATCacattttcttcaccaaaTCCTTTCGTCGCTGATTCAAGTTCTTGATATGTGATTCGATGCGGCCAATACTCAAATTCCCAATCCTCCATTTCAGCTCTTGCCCTCGCTCTCCTCCGGTGGTCGGCGATCAAAATCCCCAAAGTCCCAACGATAAAACAAAGAACTAGAAATCCGCCAACCGTCACGGCGGCGATGAACCATTTCGACTTCATAAATGGGTCTTTTGGGAGAAGGAAGGAGGGCAATCCAATGGTAACCAAACTCTCGCTTAATGAAAAATTGGTGTTGCTAAAACTCCAAGCTAAGATGTTGTGGCCTTGAACTAACTGGCCGGTGGCGCTCGTGAACCCCACGTACATTTCGTCTAAGAAAATCTCCGAGAGATTCAGGGAGGCGGTAATCAACGGCCGCCGTGGCTTTTTCATCCCCGCCGGAGCCATCGTAACGTTCATCTCAAAATCGGAATAATCAACCCAGACTTGGTAGTTTCCGCCGCTATTAAGCCGGAAACTACTGAACGAGCCGCCGTCAGACCAAGACCCAGCAACTCCGGTGAAGTTAGAGGTTAAggaattcaaattaattcCGACATGATTATCATCGGGATCATTGAACTCCGGATTAGCAAACACATCGAATTCAATTCCAAAAACATGGTTATTAGGGTTTCCATTGAGCGTGAAGttcaaaaaccctaaattctgAGCAGAGGCCGTGCCGGAGATTCCGGTGGCCGGAACGAAGATGAAAACGAAGCCATGACCGGGGAGGAGATCCTTGAAAGGAGCCATGGCGAAGATGAAAGAAGTGGAGAAAGGGAAAACTGTTGAGGAATTGGAGTTTTTCGTGGGGATTTTGGATGGGTACAGAGCGCGGCCGATTGAGAAACTGGTTTGGTTTGTGAGAGCAAGAACAGGGGATTCGACGGTGGCGTTGCCGTAGAGGAAGAGATCGGTGGAATTGAAGCCATTGAAGACGAAATCGACGGCGGagatggagaagaaaagaagggagaagaagtggagaagaaTTGGGAGTTTCAGAGCCGCCATTGGAGCAGAGATGAAACAGAGGAATTTgagaaaaaggggaagaagaaaggaggaAAAATCAAATACGTCGGATTGGATGGGTTAAAGGGTATTATGGTAAATGtgctaataaaaatatttttttaattttatattttatttacaagtATTTTAGCTCGAGAGAAATGATTCGTTGATATAAATagtaactatttatttatttttaaatgcatttcttaatcatcatatctattcattcatgtatctaTTATTTAGCCAGACAtcacaattattattaattataaaaattaataataataataacgatattaaaaatgatatagaATTTACAACCATATTTAgtagatatttatttagtcgtccaattaaaaattttcaaatgaaaataaatttgagttaaagaagtcacaaaaaaaaaaataataatgtttatatATGAGAGAGGttagaaatttataattattggtgTTTGAAAATTCGtctcatttaaatatatattcaaaattaaaaaaaaaaaattggaatgtTTGACTCAGAAAATTCAGAGATTGAAGCCGTCTGTTCAAAAGTCAAagctaaaatttaatttaattaaatctgtcacatttttttcaaaacgaCAACGTTTTAATTATATGGATATAGAATAGTAATGAAGGttaagaattttattattattatttttataatagtccctagtttcgttcttcttttcaattgatatgggatctcacgattCACCCGCCCCAAATACGCTGACACACAATCaaatgtttggctctaataccatttgtaatagtccaagctcCAAGGTGCTAACACACCACTCCGTGTctaactttgatatcatttgtaataatccaaactcatcgctagcagatatggtTCATTTTAGCCCGTGCCATATCGGGCAGGCTTTTCAAATGGgctttatttatgattttttttctttcgttaTTGGGCCCACTAATCCGGGTCAAGTAAACGGCCCACAAAAACAagattttcatatatatatatccctagttcctatttttttcaattaattttaaaacttttaactgaaaagaaaataataaaaataattttcacgtacatttgaagagaaaaaatacaacaaaaaaaaaaaaaaaaaaccataaattaaaattaatttgtatataaatatggtttttatttatggATTTCCTCATTTTATtatctatatattaaaaattttatgttttgttttaaaatttgataaataaatcattttcattgGTTTTTCTCGAATTTcgtatttgtttaaaattttaaaaaataaaaaatgaaacgacATATTAATaaccaattaaataaaaaaaaaaattaagaatctatcataaaattatattataataaaacgaaaggacaaaaataattattaaataatatatctttgAGTTCcgaatatctaaaaaaaattaatattttaacacgTTAATTACGTTTAGATGTCTTACAAAAAAATGgatgttaaattatatattacatatatttatttacaatatgaaaaaaaaaaaaacataaacggCTTGTCTTATTCTTCATAATAAACGAAGATTCCAACTAtattataatcttttaaaatttaaactactCACATTAATTTATACAAACCCCTTTTAATATCTCCAATAATTCactaataaatttattctttttaaaaaaaaaaaactatataaaatagCAAGCTGCCAAtaccaaataattattttgttggtaATATCATCAAAGTCGCcaactaaataatttattaaaaaataagaacaaaaaaaataaaaaaaatataagttaCGTGtgagaatataaaaaaatctcctgtgaaaattttgtaaaagatactaaaaaaaaaggtaaatatggagatatttgtctataat is drawn from Cucurbita pepo subsp. pepo cultivar mu-cu-16 chromosome LG09, ASM280686v2, whole genome shotgun sequence and contains these coding sequences:
- the LOC111802553 gene encoding uncharacterized protein LOC111802553, whose protein sequence is MAGRNLAGFEASSFSDMFFGFLDDGEGLSAAGFGSSFESQESETTAFDENDEENENGVSVEESRIFWETQMQILQTMICRTNSLELKIRNATKEAVKEIQENGGACGCGRSVLAMSGCRSCLMREVSGHLRNAGYDSAVCMTKWRSSKHIPSGEHAFLDVVHRSKKGEVRFIIELNLRAEFEMARASDDYNRLVRRLPEIFVGKVEKLHTIIKMLCGGAKKCMKEKKMHLGPWRKQRYMQAKWLSACERTMTMPLLSVGHSSGRLSKPRASMLTVDLLEKLPNRTAVEVV
- the LOC111802140 gene encoding L-type lectin-domain containing receptor kinase VII.1-like, with protein sequence MAALKLPILLHFFSLLFFSISAVDFVFNGFNSTDLFLYGNATVESPVLALTNQTSFSIGRALYPSKIPTKNSNSSTVFPFSTSFIFAMAPFKDLLPGHGFVFIFVPATGISGTASAQNLGFLNFTLNGNPNNHVFGIEFDVFANPEFNDPDDNHVGINLNSLTSNFTGVAGSWSDGGSFSSFRLNSGGNYQVWVDYSDFEMNVTMAPAGMKKPRRPLITASLNLSEIFLDEMYVGFTSATGQLVQGHNILAWSFSNTNFSLSESLVTIGLPSFLLPKDPFMKSKWFIAAVTVGGFLVLCFIVGTLGILIADHRRRARARAEMEDWEFEYWPHRITYQELESATKGFGEENVIGIGGNGKVHKGVLAGGGLEVAVKRISHENDGMREFISEITSIGRLKHRNLVSLRGWCKKEKGNFLLVYDYMENGSLDKWIFDCDETNMLSYDDRIRILKNVASGVLYLHEGWESKVLHRDIKASNVLLDKDMNGRLGDFGLARVHSHGQVASTTRVVGTMGYIAPELVRSGRASAQSDVFSFGVLILEVMCGRRPIEKGKSLLLDWVRRLDVEGELTAALDGRLKKKGGWNEEEVKRVLHLGLLCAHVNPNARPTMRQIVKILEGKVELDENESINAYLVQRLKSPGMWCDSSVGFGHTLHHPTFEDFLHSSSTSLSWSASIAASAST